A genomic region of Aureimonas populi contains the following coding sequences:
- the galE gene encoding UDP-glucose 4-epimerase GalE: MTHVLVVGGAGYIGSHTCLDLSEKGFTPVVFDNFSRGHREFVRWGPAEEGDIRDAAALDAVFARYRPAAVVHFAALIEVGESVKDPLAFYENNVAGTVSLLQAMGRAGCERLVFSSTCATYGDPVAVPMDENHPQVPLNPYGHSKLMVERVLRDLSAHSSLRSVILRYFNAAGADDETRIGERHDPETHAIPLAIEAALGRRARFKVFGSDYDTPDGTCVRDYIHVMDLADAHSRAVGYLIEGGESTALNLGTGDGTSVRELLGAIEKRSGRPFPIEEEGRRPGDAPMLVADNAAARRVLGWMPRRDLSNIIDTAWAWHTSSNVGSPDQTSQEVA, from the coding sequence GTGACGCATGTCCTCGTCGTCGGCGGAGCGGGCTATATCGGCTCGCACACCTGCCTCGATCTCTCCGAAAAAGGCTTCACACCGGTTGTCTTCGACAATTTCTCGCGCGGCCATCGCGAATTCGTCCGCTGGGGCCCGGCCGAGGAGGGCGACATCCGGGACGCGGCCGCTCTGGATGCCGTCTTCGCGCGGTACCGCCCCGCCGCCGTGGTGCATTTCGCCGCGCTGATCGAGGTTGGGGAATCGGTGAAGGACCCCCTGGCCTTCTACGAGAACAATGTCGCGGGAACCGTCTCCCTGCTCCAGGCGATGGGCCGGGCCGGGTGCGAGCGCCTCGTGTTCTCCTCCACCTGCGCGACCTATGGCGATCCCGTCGCCGTCCCGATGGACGAGAACCATCCGCAGGTGCCGCTCAACCCCTACGGCCATTCCAAGCTGATGGTGGAGCGCGTGCTGCGCGACCTGTCGGCGCATTCCTCCCTGCGCTCGGTGATCCTGCGCTATTTCAACGCCGCCGGCGCCGATGACGAGACGCGCATCGGCGAGCGGCACGACCCGGAGACCCACGCGATTCCGCTGGCGATCGAGGCGGCGCTCGGGCGGCGCGCCAGGTTCAAGGTCTTCGGCTCGGACTACGACACGCCGGACGGCACCTGCGTGCGCGACTATATCCACGTGATGGACCTTGCCGATGCGCATTCGCGGGCGGTCGGCTACCTCATCGAGGGCGGCGAGAGCACCGCCCTCAACCTGGGCACGGGCGACGGCACCAGCGTGCGCGAATTGCTGGGCGCGATCGAGAAGCGCTCGGGCCGCCCGTTCCCGATCGAAGAGGAGGGGCGGCGCCCCGGCGACGCCCCCATGCTCGTGGCCGACAACGCCGCCGCCCGGCGCGTTCTCGGCTGGATGCCGCGCCGCGACCTGTCGAACATCATCGACACGGCCTGGGCCTGGCACACATCCTCCAATGTCGGCTCGCCCGATCAAACCTCGCAGGAGGTCGCATGA
- a CDS encoding family 16 glycosylhydrolase yields the protein MTTPRRACAGTAAIAAALASLVLHPGAAASEEMDGDSFLEEFDRLDRSRWYISDGWTNGDHQNCGWSAEEVSVENGRLLLGFSEGEAAGRPFRCGEIQTTARFGYGTYEARIRTPAGSGLNANIFTYIGQVHGRPHDEIDFEFLLKDTSVVQLNVYADGQGGNEYLAELPAASDDGFLDYAFVWEADAITWYIEGEEVYRIDDPAKLPQNNAKIYLSLWGTDTLTDWMGPFTAPQGPVAMEVERVAFTRIGEDCQFEGSVACTAGTGR from the coding sequence ATGACCACACCCCGTCGCGCTTGTGCAGGGACGGCCGCCATCGCGGCCGCCCTCGCCTCCCTCGTCCTGCACCCCGGCGCGGCCGCGTCCGAGGAGATGGACGGCGATTCTTTCCTGGAGGAATTCGACAGGCTCGATCGAAGCCGGTGGTACATCTCGGACGGATGGACGAACGGCGACCATCAGAACTGCGGATGGTCGGCCGAGGAGGTCTCTGTGGAGAACGGGCGCCTCCTGCTCGGCTTCTCCGAGGGCGAGGCGGCGGGTCGGCCGTTCCGGTGCGGCGAGATACAGACGACCGCCCGCTTCGGCTACGGAACCTATGAGGCGCGCATCCGCACGCCCGCCGGCTCGGGGCTGAACGCCAACATCTTCACCTATATCGGCCAGGTCCACGGCCGCCCGCACGACGAGATCGACTTCGAGTTCCTCTTGAAGGACACCTCCGTCGTGCAGCTCAACGTCTATGCCGACGGCCAGGGCGGCAACGAGTATCTCGCCGAGCTTCCCGCCGCCTCGGACGACGGGTTCCTCGACTACGCGTTCGTCTGGGAGGCGGACGCCATCACGTGGTATATCGAGGGCGAGGAGGTCTACCGGATCGACGATCCCGCGAAGCTCCCGCAAAACAACGCCAAGATCTATCTCAGCCTCTGGGGCACCGACACCCTGACCGACTGGATGGGGCCGTTCACCGCGCCGCAGGGGCCGGTCGCCATGGAGGTCGAGCGCGTCGCCTTCACACGCATCGGCGAGGACTGCCAGTTCGAGGGATCGGTCGCCTGCACCGCCGGAACGGGGCGCTAG
- a CDS encoding glycosyl transferase family 1, whose protein sequence is MTKILYLVHDLCDPAVRRRVAMLHAGGAQVLLAGFRRGTDSAVPDELDHAPVVLGETKDGAFGQRIAKVAAALLSGELKHLAAFAPAVILARNLEMLALGERIAGSIRPRPRLIYETLDIHRLLLDQGMAGLALRALERRLAARTAFVLTSSPAFVDNYLRPVQGFEDIRLQENKVLDLEEARPPLRDADTGSRNPIRIGWFGALRCARSLSILSRLAEDGEGSLEVTLRGRPARREFEDFDAQVSGRPHLSFHGPYRAEDLVEIYGAVDLVWAIDFFEQGLNSDWLLPNRVYEGCAHGAVPIALAGTQTAGFLRERGIGIICDDLSPEALARQLREVDIAALKAAVRALAPETFRSGRAECRKLVAALAGAPDAPSHRAEAA, encoded by the coding sequence ATGACGAAAATACTCTATCTCGTTCACGACCTTTGCGATCCGGCGGTCCGCAGGCGCGTGGCGATGCTGCATGCCGGAGGCGCGCAGGTGTTGCTGGCCGGCTTCCGGCGCGGGACGGACAGTGCTGTTCCCGACGAGTTGGACCATGCCCCGGTCGTGCTCGGCGAGACGAAGGACGGCGCCTTCGGGCAGCGCATCGCCAAGGTGGCCGCCGCCCTCCTCTCGGGCGAGCTCAAGCACCTGGCGGCCTTCGCCCCGGCGGTGATCCTGGCGCGCAATCTCGAAATGCTGGCGCTGGGGGAGCGGATCGCGGGGTCGATCCGCCCGCGTCCGCGCCTCATCTACGAAACGCTCGATATCCACCGCCTGCTCCTGGACCAGGGAATGGCGGGCCTGGCGCTTCGGGCGCTGGAGCGGCGCCTCGCCGCGCGCACCGCCTTCGTTCTAACGAGCTCGCCGGCCTTCGTGGACAATTACCTGCGGCCCGTGCAGGGCTTCGAGGACATCCGCCTCCAGGAAAACAAGGTGCTGGACCTGGAGGAGGCGCGTCCGCCCCTGCGGGATGCCGACACCGGTTCGCGCAACCCGATCCGCATCGGCTGGTTCGGCGCCCTGCGCTGCGCCCGCTCCCTCTCCATCCTGTCCAGGCTTGCCGAAGACGGCGAGGGGTCCCTCGAGGTGACGCTGCGCGGGCGCCCGGCCCGGCGCGAGTTCGAGGATTTCGACGCCCAGGTTTCCGGCCGGCCGCACCTCTCCTTCCACGGCCCCTACCGCGCGGAGGACCTTGTGGAGATCTACGGCGCGGTGGATCTCGTCTGGGCGATCGACTTCTTCGAGCAAGGGCTCAACAGCGACTGGCTCCTGCCGAACCGGGTCTATGAGGGCTGCGCCCACGGCGCGGTGCCGATCGCGCTTGCCGGCACGCAGACGGCGGGCTTCCTGCGCGAGCGGGGCATCGGGATCATCTGCGACGACCTCTCTCCCGAGGCGCTGGCGCGGCAGTTGCGCGAGGTCGACATCGCCGCGCTCAAGGCGGCGGTCAGGGCGCTCGCCCCCGAAACCTTCCGAAGCGGGCGGGCCGAATGCCGCAAGCTCGTCGCGGCCCTGGCCGGCGCGCCGGACGCGCCGAGCCATCGGGCCGAGGCCGCTTGA
- a CDS encoding glycosyltransferase family 2 protein: MKADPAAPQTTCLIVVPCLNEEAFIGPLLDFLSAEAREVNATIVVVDGGSSDRTRAIVSEKALGNPAIRLCDNPLRIQSAGVNRAVERFGADAAFLIRIDAHAHYPDGYCRTLVAEAERTGASSVVVSMRTVARHGFQAAVAIAQSGRIGTGGSSHRSAPVGRWVDHGHHALIRVDAFKGVGGYDETFSHNEDAELDHRLHKAGGRVWMTAETDMTYYPRATAGGLFRQYFGYGKGRARNMLKHRTPPKLRQALPMLVAPALVLALLSPLSLLFAVPAAAWVAACLLGGLAGFARTRKVEALLAGVAAMIMHLGWSLGFWAQLASPPRPREIRA; the protein is encoded by the coding sequence ATGAAGGCCGACCCCGCCGCGCCGCAAACGACCTGCCTCATCGTCGTGCCGTGCCTGAACGAGGAAGCCTTCATCGGGCCGCTGCTCGACTTCCTCTCGGCGGAGGCGCGCGAGGTGAACGCGACGATCGTCGTGGTGGATGGCGGCAGCAGCGACAGGACACGCGCCATCGTCTCGGAAAAGGCCCTCGGCAATCCGGCGATCCGGCTTTGCGACAACCCGTTGCGCATCCAGAGCGCGGGGGTCAACCGGGCGGTGGAGCGCTTCGGGGCCGATGCCGCGTTCCTGATCCGCATCGACGCGCACGCGCATTATCCGGACGGATATTGCCGCACGCTCGTCGCCGAGGCCGAGCGCACCGGCGCCTCCAGCGTCGTCGTTTCCATGCGCACGGTGGCCCGGCACGGCTTTCAGGCGGCGGTCGCGATCGCGCAGAGCGGGCGCATCGGCACGGGCGGCTCGTCCCATCGCTCCGCGCCCGTGGGGCGGTGGGTGGATCACGGCCACCATGCGCTGATCCGCGTGGATGCGTTCAAGGGGGTCGGCGGTTACGACGAGACCTTCTCCCACAACGAGGACGCGGAGCTGGACCATAGGCTCCACAAGGCCGGCGGTCGTGTCTGGATGACAGCCGAGACCGACATGACCTATTATCCCCGCGCCACGGCCGGCGGCCTCTTCCGCCAGTATTTCGGCTACGGGAAGGGGCGCGCGCGCAACATGCTCAAGCACCGCACACCGCCCAAGCTGCGGCAGGCGCTTCCCATGCTCGTCGCGCCCGCCCTCGTTCTCGCGCTGCTCTCCCCGCTTTCGCTCCTCTTCGCGGTTCCGGCCGCCGCATGGGTGGCGGCGTGCCTCCTGGGCGGCCTCGCGGGCTTTGCCCGGACGCGGAAGGTGGAGGCGCTTCTGGCCGGCGTCGCGGCCATGATCATGCATCTGGGATGGTCGCTCGGCTTCTGGGCCCAACTCGCGAGCCCTCCGCGGCCCCGGGAGATACGCGCATGA
- a CDS encoding glycosyltransferase has product MSMAAAPDRSVTIAICTFRRDHIARTLASLAGLDVPQDVAVDVVVADNDTVPSAQERVERASQGLPFPVSYVHAPASNISIARNACLDRATGRYLAFLDDDEVVARQWLAALLDRAAEGGADAVLGPVEAVYGPQAPGWMRDGDFHSSAPVFVKGEILTGYTCNVLIDRRSAAVEGLRFDLARGRSGGEDTAFFRALTLRAGRIDYAPEALVREDVPEGRASFGWLARRRLRMGQTHGQLLAETHRAGAARAKAAGVAAAKVAACGLLALRHAFSPVERRRSVLRGILHAGAIGGLFGMRALTQYGGQADARPGGAHAA; this is encoded by the coding sequence ATGAGCATGGCAGCAGCGCCGGACCGCTCGGTCACGATCGCCATATGCACCTTCCGGCGCGACCACATCGCGCGCACCCTCGCCTCGCTCGCAGGGCTCGACGTGCCGCAAGACGTGGCGGTCGACGTGGTGGTGGCCGACAACGACACGGTGCCGAGCGCGCAGGAGCGCGTCGAGCGGGCTTCGCAGGGCCTGCCCTTCCCGGTGAGCTATGTCCATGCGCCCGCGTCGAACATCTCGATCGCGCGCAATGCCTGCCTCGATCGCGCGACCGGCCGCTATCTCGCCTTCCTGGACGATGACGAGGTCGTCGCGCGCCAATGGCTGGCCGCGCTGCTGGACAGGGCGGCCGAGGGCGGCGCCGACGCGGTGCTGGGGCCCGTCGAGGCCGTCTACGGCCCGCAGGCGCCCGGCTGGATGCGGGACGGCGACTTCCATTCCTCCGCCCCGGTCTTCGTGAAGGGCGAGATCCTCACCGGCTACACCTGCAACGTGCTGATCGACCGGCGCTCGGCCGCGGTCGAGGGATTGCGTTTCGACCTGGCGCGCGGGCGCAGCGGCGGCGAGGATACGGCCTTCTTCCGGGCCCTCACCCTTCGCGCGGGGCGCATCGACTACGCGCCGGAGGCGCTCGTGCGCGAGGACGTGCCCGAGGGCCGGGCCAGCTTCGGCTGGCTGGCCCGGCGCCGCCTGCGCATGGGGCAGACGCACGGGCAGCTTCTGGCCGAGACGCACAGGGCCGGCGCGGCGCGCGCCAAAGCCGCCGGAGTGGCCGCCGCCAAGGTCGCGGCCTGCGGCCTTCTTGCGCTTCGCCATGCCTTCTCGCCCGTGGAACGGCGCCGCAGCGTGCTGCGGGGGATTCTCCATGCCGGCGCCATAGGCGGCCTTTTCGGAATGCGCGCTCTGACGCAGTACGGCGGGCAGGCCGACGCCCGCCCGGGAGGCGCGCATGCAGCCTGA
- a CDS encoding glycosyltransferase family 2 protein — protein MQPDVSFIVAAFNASRTIGAAIESALATVGVSVEVVVADDASRDGTAALVEAIADPRVRLVRAAANGGPGAARNLSLEHASGRYVAVLDADDTIRPDRMARLVERLDATGATAILDGIEVVEADGRTRPMLPEGTLPATGTIDLPRYMTSNAVFRSSFNLGYLKPTIRRSFLAEKAISYPEDLRIGEDYIFMAEILARGGTCIAEPKIGYAYGITEGSVSRVLRLDHLHAMRAADVRFRAAHDLDPAATLAMDERESAFKDAESFLTMVEALKGRDLGAFARSAARRPAAMRLFRMPVAKRLSAIFPSAVRGLSP, from the coding sequence ATGCAGCCTGACGTCTCCTTCATCGTCGCCGCCTTCAACGCGTCCCGCACCATCGGCGCGGCGATCGAAAGCGCGCTGGCGACCGTCGGCGTTTCGGTGGAGGTGGTTGTCGCGGACGATGCGTCCAGGGACGGCACGGCGGCGCTCGTCGAGGCCATCGCGGACCCGCGCGTCCGCCTCGTGCGCGCGGCCGCGAACGGTGGGCCGGGAGCGGCGCGCAATCTTTCGCTGGAGCACGCGTCGGGCCGCTACGTCGCGGTCCTCGACGCCGACGATACGATCCGGCCCGACAGGATGGCCCGTCTCGTGGAACGCCTGGATGCGACCGGCGCGACCGCCATCCTGGACGGGATCGAGGTGGTGGAGGCGGACGGCCGCACTCGCCCGATGCTTCCCGAGGGCACCCTACCGGCGACGGGGACCATCGACCTTCCCCGGTACATGACCAGCAACGCGGTGTTCCGCTCCTCCTTCAACCTCGGCTATCTGAAGCCGACGATCCGGCGCTCGTTCCTGGCCGAGAAGGCCATCTCCTACCCGGAGGACCTGCGCATCGGCGAGGACTACATCTTCATGGCCGAGATCCTGGCCAGGGGCGGCACGTGCATCGCCGAGCCGAAAATCGGCTATGCCTACGGCATCACCGAGGGATCGGTGTCGCGCGTCCTGCGGCTCGATCACCTGCATGCCATGCGTGCGGCGGACGTGCGCTTCCGGGCCGCGCACGATCTCGACCCCGCCGCAACCCTTGCGATGGACGAGCGGGAAAGCGCCTTCAAGGACGCGGAATCCTTCCTGACCATGGTCGAGGCGCTGAAGGGGCGCGACCTTGGCGCCTTCGCGAGATCGGCCGCCCGCCGCCCCGCCGCCATGCGGCTGTTTCGAATGCCCGTCGCCAAACGGCTCTCCGCCATTTTTCCGTCCGCTGTCCGTGGCCTATCGCCCTGA
- a CDS encoding Wzz/FepE/Etk N-terminal domain-containing protein, whose product MNTARFSQRRFYALDGSKTGSGETFDLERLWTIVRRNLRLVGLCVLAAVVVGVLYVRASPAVYASQARILLDESIGTVARDFASVGSNIQLDNRIASQIEVLRSSRLALEVVDELNLGEDEVFLSPPPSPLASLTRPLRAVAAMVRGPQEAPTGVSGDAGAAPSAVPVDPEEARRQQIREAAARSVQQNLSVQRVERSSVISLTYQSHDPALAYRVANAYAAAFLQEQRLAVAEASVQATGWMQTRLAELGEQQRAASLAVEEFRARNNLSMAQGEFTSEQRLANLTGQLASGQAEVAQAQARAEQLQAVLSAGDATAIASAALASADIQDPVVQQLQARYAEMSGRIAQITADFGASHPQVVRLTRERETVSAQLVGELQRLSSRYTNEYEVVRNRQAALENAVSQQTGLNAEAGGALVELRELEQQAATLNTIYGNFLARYEEAMQRESFPLSNFRIISSPTEPERPTGPRFLRTVAIFAFLGVVMGGAAGTLREFNERSYRIGAEVTEDLGVRFFGYLATLPGQKRWWPAFLNRWAPRPEAQGSGPKPTFGYDETQAISAETLRNVAHGFAGLTVPGRASRIIGVVSALPGEGKTTVAMGLARLLSRIGSRVIVLDADFRRPALNGFLPQPISEGGLAEAIRTGDWRSQVKNDEDGVCLLPIPDDRHAALGSTLLSSSAMSALLAELAESFDYVILDLPPAGLVVDAKVAAPLVDGLLLVIRWGKTARTVLRGLLADEPEVGLRVTGAVLNATDLSRLRRYGERGSRERVYKDYASYYRGA is encoded by the coding sequence ATGAACACGGCCAGGTTCTCTCAGAGGAGGTTCTACGCGCTCGACGGCAGCAAGACCGGTTCGGGCGAGACCTTCGACCTCGAACGGCTGTGGACGATCGTGCGCCGCAACCTTCGTCTGGTCGGCCTGTGCGTACTGGCCGCCGTGGTGGTCGGCGTCCTTTATGTTCGTGCATCCCCCGCCGTCTACGCCTCGCAGGCGCGGATCCTGCTCGACGAGAGCATCGGCACGGTCGCCCGCGATTTCGCCTCCGTGGGATCGAACATCCAGCTCGACAACCGCATCGCCAGCCAGATCGAGGTCCTGCGTTCGTCGCGTCTCGCGCTGGAGGTGGTGGACGAGCTGAATCTCGGCGAGGACGAGGTCTTCCTCTCGCCGCCGCCCTCCCCCCTCGCCTCTCTCACGCGCCCGCTGCGCGCCGTGGCGGCCATGGTTCGCGGGCCGCAGGAGGCGCCCACCGGCGTGTCCGGCGATGCGGGCGCAGCGCCGTCCGCCGTCCCGGTCGATCCCGAGGAGGCGCGCCGGCAGCAGATCCGCGAGGCGGCCGCCCGGTCCGTCCAGCAGAATCTCTCGGTGCAGAGGGTCGAACGCAGCTCGGTCATCTCCCTCACCTATCAGTCGCACGACCCGGCGCTGGCCTACCGCGTGGCGAACGCCTATGCGGCGGCCTTCCTGCAGGAACAGCGCCTTGCGGTGGCGGAGGCGAGCGTGCAGGCCACGGGCTGGATGCAGACGCGCCTGGCGGAACTGGGCGAGCAGCAACGCGCCGCCTCTCTGGCGGTCGAGGAGTTCCGCGCGCGCAACAACCTGTCGATGGCGCAGGGCGAGTTCACCTCGGAGCAGCGCCTTGCGAACCTCACCGGCCAGCTCGCGTCCGGGCAGGCCGAGGTGGCGCAGGCTCAGGCGCGTGCCGAACAGCTCCAGGCGGTGCTTTCCGCCGGAGACGCGACCGCCATAGCATCCGCCGCCTTGGCCTCCGCCGATATCCAGGACCCGGTGGTACAGCAGCTCCAGGCCCGTTACGCCGAGATGTCGGGCCGCATCGCGCAGATCACGGCCGATTTCGGGGCGTCCCATCCCCAGGTCGTGCGGCTGACGCGCGAGCGCGAAACGGTCTCGGCCCAGCTCGTCGGCGAGTTGCAGCGCCTGTCCTCGCGCTACACCAACGAATACGAGGTCGTGCGCAACCGGCAGGCCGCGCTCGAGAACGCGGTTTCGCAGCAGACGGGGCTGAACGCCGAAGCCGGCGGCGCGCTGGTGGAACTGCGCGAGCTCGAACAGCAGGCCGCCACGCTCAACACGATCTACGGCAACTTCCTGGCCCGCTACGAGGAGGCGATGCAGCGCGAGAGCTTCCCGCTCTCCAATTTCCGCATCATCTCCTCGCCCACCGAGCCCGAGCGCCCCACGGGGCCGCGCTTCCTGCGCACGGTGGCGATCTTCGCCTTCCTCGGCGTGGTGATGGGCGGGGCCGCCGGCACCTTGCGCGAATTCAACGAGCGGTCCTACCGCATCGGCGCCGAGGTCACGGAGGATCTCGGCGTGCGCTTCTTCGGCTATCTCGCCACGCTCCCCGGCCAGAAGCGGTGGTGGCCCGCTTTCCTGAACCGCTGGGCACCGCGCCCCGAAGCGCAAGGGTCCGGCCCCAAGCCGACATTCGGCTATGACGAGACTCAGGCCATTTCCGCCGAGACCCTGAGGAACGTGGCGCACGGCTTCGCGGGCCTCACCGTGCCGGGGCGTGCCAGCCGCATCATCGGCGTTGTTTCCGCCCTGCCCGGCGAGGGCAAGACGACGGTCGCCATGGGGCTTGCGCGTCTTCTCTCGCGGATCGGCTCACGCGTGATCGTCCTCGACGCCGACTTCCGCCGGCCCGCCCTGAACGGCTTCCTGCCGCAGCCGATCAGCGAAGGCGGCCTTGCCGAGGCGATCCGCACGGGCGACTGGCGCTCGCAGGTGAAGAATGACGAAGACGGCGTCTGCCTGCTGCCGATCCCGGACGACCGCCACGCGGCGCTCGGCAGCACGCTTTTGTCCTCCTCGGCCATGTCGGCCCTTCTGGCCGAGCTGGCCGAGAGCTTCGACTACGTGATTCTGGACCTTCCGCCCGCCGGCCTCGTCGTCGATGCCAAGGTCGCAGCGCCGCTCGTCGACGGACTCCTGCTCGTCATCCGCTGGGGCAAGACGGCGCGGACCGTCCTTCGCGGCCTTCTGGCGGACGAGCCGGAGGTGGGCTTGCGGGTGACGGGGGCGGTCCTGAACGCGACCGATCTCTCGCGCCTGCGCCGCTATGGGGAGCGCGGCAGCCGCGAGCGCGTCTACAAGGACTATGCCAGCTATTATCGCGGCGCCTGA
- a CDS encoding metallophosphoesterase family protein — protein MSKRPGRHRRRYKLSAEPDVIYAIGDVHGHLDKLIALEQLIVEDGRDLGRVKLILMLGDYIDRGPDSAGTITHLMGRPPEGFHRLCLLGNHDDMFLEVLEGRVAPEALLPYGGLATFASYGCDLEEYESGLRLNGRRLAEELARTVPGSHEGFIRGLPVLVETPRHVFVHAGLRPGVPIEEQEDRDLLWIREPFLSHSAPAPKIVVHGHTPADAPTRTATRIGVDTGAGFEGPLAAVRITRAGEAFLQVGE, from the coding sequence ATGAGCAAACGCCCAGGACGCCACCGCCGCCGCTACAAGCTTTCCGCCGAGCCGGACGTGATCTACGCCATCGGCGACGTGCACGGCCATCTCGACAAGCTGATCGCGCTGGAGCAGCTCATCGTCGAGGACGGCCGCGACCTGGGCAGGGTGAAGCTCATCCTCATGCTCGGCGACTATATCGACCGGGGCCCCGATTCGGCCGGAACGATCACCCATCTCATGGGGCGGCCGCCCGAGGGCTTCCACCGCCTCTGCCTGCTCGGCAACCATGACGACATGTTCCTGGAGGTGCTTGAGGGCCGCGTCGCTCCCGAGGCCCTTCTTCCCTATGGAGGGCTGGCGACCTTCGCCTCCTACGGCTGCGATCTCGAGGAGTACGAGAGCGGCCTGCGGCTGAACGGAAGGCGCCTGGCCGAGGAACTGGCCCGCACCGTGCCGGGCAGCCATGAGGGCTTCATTCGCGGCCTGCCGGTGCTCGTCGAGACACCCCGCCACGTCTTCGTGCACGCGGGGCTGCGCCCGGGCGTTCCGATAGAGGAGCAGGAGGATCGCGATCTTCTCTGGATCCGAGAACCCTTCCTCTCCCATTCGGCGCCGGCGCCGAAGATCGTCGTGCATGGCCATACGCCCGCCGACGCGCCGACGCGCACCGCCACGCGTATCGGCGTCGATACGGGAGCCGGCTTCGAGGGCCCCCTGGCGGCCGTCCGCATCACGCGCGCGGGAGAGGCCTTTCTGCAGGTGGGAGAGTGA
- a CDS encoding sugar transferase — protein MTAGHPEVRCRTDNGWKRGFDIVAALSALVILSPLLLLIAAIVKLTDGGSVFYGHSRVGRRGGMFRCWKFRTMVENGDEVLQAHLQSDPAAALEWEATRKLQSDPRVTRIGAVLRKLSLDELPQLFNILVGDMSVVGPRPVTTDELRYYGVHLGCYLRARPGLTGLWQISGRNDVSYDERVSFDRRYVENWTFVGDVAIIVRTVPAVCLSRGSY, from the coding sequence ATGACGGCCGGACATCCGGAAGTGCGGTGCCGGACGGACAATGGCTGGAAACGCGGTTTCGATATCGTCGCGGCGCTCAGCGCGCTCGTCATTCTCTCGCCGCTGCTGCTTCTGATCGCGGCGATCGTCAAGCTGACCGATGGCGGCAGCGTGTTCTACGGCCATTCCCGAGTGGGGCGCCGGGGCGGGATGTTCCGCTGCTGGAAATTCCGCACGATGGTGGAGAATGGCGACGAGGTGCTGCAGGCTCACTTGCAGTCCGACCCCGCCGCCGCGTTGGAATGGGAGGCGACGCGCAAGCTCCAGTCCGACCCGCGCGTGACGCGCATCGGCGCCGTGCTCCGCAAGCTCAGCCTCGATGAGCTTCCCCAGCTCTTCAACATTCTCGTCGGCGACATGAGCGTCGTGGGCCCCCGCCCGGTGACGACGGACGAGCTGCGCTATTACGGTGTCCACCTCGGCTGCTACCTGCGTGCGCGGCCGGGCCTGACCGGACTGTGGCAGATCAGCGGCCGCAACGACGTCTCCTATGACGAGCGTGTCTCGTTCGACCGGCGCTATGTCGAAAACTGGACCTTCGTCGGCGACGTGGCTATCATCGTGCGAACGGTTCCGGCGGTCTGCCTTTCCCGGGGAAGCTACTGA